The Prionailurus bengalensis isolate Pbe53 chromosome E2, Fcat_Pben_1.1_paternal_pri, whole genome shotgun sequence region GGCTGATGGGTGACCCGTGAGTAGTGACTCACGGTGAGTAGTGACATAGGTGACTGTGACATCCTGCAGTTCTGAAGGGCGAACATTCTCGTCGGATCCATTCAGATGTTTCAGGTAGGTAGGAAGAAGCAAGTTCACCTgtggacagagagaaagtgggaagcATGCGTTGTGTCAAACACGGTTCAGCTCAGAACAAGAAGAGAGGGCAGCTGTCCTACAGAGGGTCTCTTAGCAAAGTGGGACAGACTCCCAGATAAACAGTGAAACTTCTTGACTAACTGTACTTAACTAATTGCAAAAATTCGTATTTGGAACAACTTGGATATAAATCAAACTTTGATTTGTAAATCAAACCCGTTCCGCTGTAATTTTTAGGAAACTTAAAGGCAGATCAAGGATCCCTGATGAAAATGTAGCATCTTACGTGACATGTGCTGGAAGTGCAAGTTACACACTGGACTTCGAAGACTTAGtatgagaaaaagaatgtaaaatataccattaggggctcctgggtggctcagtcggttgcatatctgactcctgatttaggctcaggtcatgatcccagggttgtgagatcgagccccatgttgggctctgcactaagcatggagcctgcttaagattctctctctctctctctctctctctctctctctctctctctctctctctctgtctctccctttgcctttcAATCCCctctaaaatgaaatgaaatgaaatataaaataaaacattgattaCATGTCAAAATGATACATGGatatactgggttaaataaaaggcagtaataaaattaaatcaccTATTTCTTCTAACTTTTTTAGTAAGGCTACCAGATAAGGCAAAATCACTTATCGCTTACCTTCTATTTTTGCACAGCACAGAGTTAGAAGGAAGTCAGGGGAGGGCACAGCCATGCGCTTCTCACATTGGCCACTAGGTGACAATCTTAACCCAGGACTGCGATTTTCAGACTCTAGGAGGCAGCCTCCCGCAAGATCAATCTTGAAGGAAATCTGGAGAGAAACATGGAGATAAGGAGACAAGTAGGAGAAAGACCTGGGAGGGGAAAGGACGCTCTGAACCACCGGTGGTGTGTGGCCAGCGCTGTGACCAATGGCAGGAGGCTCAGCTGTGGGAGAATAAAGCAGAAGTGAATGGTTAGAATTCTGTCTGGGGCAATGGGTGCCCGCCCCCGGGCCCACCTATGACAGCTGGTGCGGATGTCGTCGGGATAAATGGGTCGTGCGGAAACTCTGTAGGTGAGGAGCCGAGGAGGACAGAAAGACCACCTCCGTggccccaccacccctccaacCCCCTCTGGGTTCTGCTTCTTCCTGGGGACTGAGCACCAAATGCAGCCCAGAACAGTCTCCCGGTGGGAAGGGCAGTGCTGAGCTGTAGCTGCATTCCTGAGGCTCATCCACGGCTTCTGGGTCCTGAGCTCAGGGGACTGGCACCCAGCAGGCACGCTGGCCTCTCCCCGTGTGTGTCACAGGACCCAGGACTCTGTGCCCCGTGGGAATATGTGCTCTTAGTCCAAAATAAGGGGAATTCTGAGGACCTCAGCTCCTTCAAAAGAAATCCACAAATGGGAATTACAGATTCCATTGGaaacagatgggggggggggagaatggaCTGAGACAAAATAGGTTAAGAACCATACCAAGCAAGATGAGATCATTTGCTAGCAATATCACATAAGAAcaagaaacttgaaaaagaaggacCGACTAGAAATACTAGGCATGAAAACCACAGTGACTGAAGTAAAGAACATAATAGAAGGATTAATAGTAGAACTAATGCAGTTGAGAAATTGATGGGTTAGAAGGTAGGTTAAGAAACTCTctcggaggggcacctgggtggctcagtcggttgagcaaccaactcttgatttcagctcaggacatgatctcggagtttgtgggattgagacctgtgttgggctccacgctgacaacacagagcctgcttaggattctctctctccctctgtcggtccctcccccactctctctctctctcccaaaattaaataaacattaaaaaattcatcaaACTATACACAACTTGTGCTTTTTCTTGTATTATGTCGTTCTTTCATAAAAAGCTCACTAGAGCAGGAGAGAACACATTGCTACACAGCTCATGAGTTGAAGAAATCacagtggaaataaaaaatacttagaactGTATACTACATATCAAACTTTATGGGCTGCAATGACAGCAATGCTTGGAAGGAAGTTTAAATCCTGAAATATGTAtaatagaaaagaggaaatgcagAAAATTAATGAGCCAAACAGCCATATTAGAAAATCACAACACAATGAAATTAGGAGGCTAGTGTTACTCTGAAACCAAAGCCagataaaacattacaaaaaaagaaacttgtagCCCAGTATCTCTGATGAGTATAGAAGTGAAAGCCCTCCATACAATACCAACAAACCAAATCCAAAGGCATGCTAAAAAGATTATACACCatggccaagtgggatttatcccaagcACACAAAGGTGGTTGGACCTAAGAGATGGAACAGTGGAATGCACCACGTTAACGGAATGAAGAAAAACGCATATGATGATCTCAAATGGTgcaggaaaaaacccaaaaaacaaaaagcctttgacaaaattcaacatccttccATGATAAAAAGCACAAAGAcaactaaaaatacaaaagaactcACTCAATGATACACGGCatttatgaaaaacacacagGTAACATTGTATCCAACGGTGAAGGTTTGAAAGccttccctctaagatcaggaacaagacaaagaggCCTGCTTTCACCACTGCTGACCCATATTATACCGGAAAGTATGGCCAGAACAATttagacaaggaaaaaaaaaagtcatggaaaTTGGAAAGGAAAGTACAACTATATCTATTTGCACATGACTTGATCCTACGTACAGaaaatcccaggggcacctgactggttcagtcagtagagcatgtgactcttgatctcagggttttgagttcaagccccacattgggtgtggagcctatttaaaattaaaaaaaaaaattaggggcacctgggttgctcagtcggttaagtgctggactcttggtttcagctcatatcaggatctcatggttgtgagatcaagcccagggtcgggctctgcactgacagcacagagcctgcttgggtttctccctctccctctctctctgcccctcccctgctgatgctctgtctctctccctctcaaaataaataaataaacattaaaaaggtttttttcattagaaaatcCCGAAGAATGGGCAAGCGAGTGATTCAAGCTAATAACTTCAGAGAAGTTTCAAGGTACAAGAACAACATGCAAACATCAGCTGAGGTTGTATATACCTACACCTGTaatagacattctttttttttttattttttttcaacgtttatttatttttgggacagagagagacagagcatgaacgggcaaggggcagagagagagggagacacagaatcggaaacaggctccaggctctgagccatcagcccagagcccgatgcggggctcgaactcacggaccgcgagatcgtgacctggctgaagtcggacgcttaaccgactgcgccacccaggcgcccctgtaatagacattctgaaaaggaaattaagaaagctaTCTCATTAACAATAGCATCAAATTAGTGAAATATTACACATTCAAAGCAATGTCCTAGCAAGATAGGATAAGGGctataattaacaaaatttttttaatgtttattcattttttgagagacagcatgagcgggggaggggcagagagcgacggagacacagaatccgcagcaggctccaggctctgagccatcagcacagagtcgaaggcggggcttgaaccacaaaccgtgagatcacgacctgagccgaagtcagacgcttaaccgactgagccacccaggtgccccaagggcttatgattttaaaaaagggtgaggatggggagaaattggaaccctcacacaTCACTGGTGGCAAAGCAAAATGCGGCGGCTGCTGTGGAAAATGGGCCAGCGTAGCTGGTGTCCACGTACGGAGAGCCGCAGAAGAAAGCCCTCACCTGGAGGACaggtgggcagagagcaggaggccACATTGTCTCCAGGTTGGATGGACCGTGGGAGGGTGGCCCCTGGGAGGAACCAGGGCTGTGAGATCGCTGAGGGACCACCTGTGAGGGACCACCTGTGAGGGGCTGGGGCGGAGCCCCGTGAACACCCTCACACCTGCCATACTGACCAATCCTCTAACCGCAGGAAACTTCCTCCTGCAGTGTCCCTCCAGAAACTTCTATGAGCAGATGTGACATTGTGTTCATTGTGCAAAAGAAATGCTTTCAGGAATTCCATCCATTATGGCAGAGCGGGTGTGTAAGTGTGAATTTGGAGCTGAGAGGCAATAAATTGATAGTTTTGGACACACACTGCCCTGGCCACGCACGATCTCAGCGTTAATCCCACGAGCCTTTCCTAGAAACCTACCAGAGAATGAACTTCCCTCATCAAACTGGCTACAGAGGCACGGCCACGAAGACCAGCGGTGAGCCCCAAATTCACAATCACTCAAGGGCTGAAAGGTCCAACAACTATTTAAAACTGGGgacagaaggggcacctgggtggcttagttgagcgtctgacttcggctgaggtcatgatctcacagtttgcgagttcaagccccgcgttgggctctgggctgacagctcagagcctggagcctgcttctaattctgtgtctccccctctctctgcccctcccctgcttgtgctctgtctctctctctctcataaaaataaaaaacattaattttttttaatcgaGGACAGCAAAATACAATTTAACTGTTTTCACTCATTATATTGGTGAAGACAGTATTGTTCTCCCGCAGCTGATGTGTGTGATATGAGATGAAGCAGACATAAATTTAGAATACTCTAGTTCCATCAGCCCCCGTGTCCTTGAGAGTGAAGCTTCTCATTCTCACATGCCGATGTATTCTATGTACAGTTAAGTAAAAACACCTTTCGTCTGTGATTTGAAATACCAGTAGGAACTCATGAGGTACTTCATCTTTCAAATTATTTACCTTCAAATATTTCCTTGCTCGGTCCACTGGAAAGGCCTAGAAACAATCTGATAACCATGAGCATCCCCCACACCCAGACTGTGGTCTTGAAATTCCTTTCCCAACTAAAAGAAACCAGGGATTTTTGGTCGGAGCGCTGATTCCGGGCCTGAGGTGTCTTGTCACGTTGGACAGCAAGGAAGCTATGACACCCCTACCTGGACCATGTCACAACGCCTCTGAGCCAACAGGAGAAGCTCCCACTGGTTGAGGGGACACAACCTGAGCTTCAATAAGGACATAATTACGATGGATCAAAACCCTCATATACGTTTAAATCCACAGGAATGTCATAATTCTAATATGCGAAAACATAAtgaacttggggcgcctgcgtggctcagttggttaagggtccgactcttcatctcagctaaggacttgatctcagggttgtgagttcaagccccacactgggctctgtgctgggtgtggagcctacttttaaaaaattgggttgactgggtggctcagtccattaagtgatCAACTATGGatcaagtcatgaactcacagtttgtgggttcaagcccctcatcaggctctgtgctgacagctcagagcctggagcctgcttcagattctgtgtcttcctctctctctctctctctctctctctctctctctctctgcccctccccgcttcccctcaaaaataaacataaaaaaaaacgcATAATGAACTGGGTTGCCTTTGGAGgatgatagagaacaaattcaTTATCCTGaaaatcagtgaaagaaaaaacatgaaaaaatttcgTGAAGGAAAAGGAGGTAAACTTTCCCCTCCATGTGCTAAACCAACAGCACCACTGGGTAAATGACAGATGGGGGTGTCTCTATGGAAGTATTCTAGATAATATATGAGAAATGAGTGTTCAAATTAAGTTGCCTCCAGCGTGCAAGCCCTGGAAGAACCAAGGGACCCAGGCGGTGAGTGTCAGAGTCAGCTCACCTCACCGAAAGAGAGCCAGCCAGCCCTGAGGGCTCCTGACCAAGGAAGCGGCCCCCACCTACAGCCTGGCCAAGGGGGCGCCCCTGAGTCTGATCCGGCCTCTAGATTTAACTGCGGAACCCAGAAATACAGAGGACCAGGAGGGGGCCGCCAGGGCACAGGGAACAAGCGCTGGTGCCTGTTGGATATTTCCCGACCTGCACAGGTTAGTGTGTATCCAGCCTGTGCGGCAGAccccaggcagggaagggcaaaGGGCAGGGGGGCGCAGGGGGCCAGAGGCAGGCGAAGGTGCCTGGAGCACAGGGTTGACTGCTACGGACTGCATAGCCTGGCGGAGGACCGCACCCTTCCAGAAAGCTCCTTGGGTAAAGCTGGCTCCAGCAGATAGAAACTCAGTTCTACCTCGAGTGGAGTCCTGAGCAGGGAGGATGGAAAATAGAGCTAGAGCTTTCTAACAAAGCAGGATTAACTGGGAAAGACGCTGGTAACGCTGGCCCTGGGTCACAGTGATACTGCAGCCCCGCGTCTCCCAGgccacacagagacacagggtaACTCAGTGCCTCCCGTCACATGCTTTTATTGGAAACACTCGGGGTTGGGACGGTGGGAGAAAGAGGCTCAGTTGGCGGCAAGAATTTCCTGAACCCAAGGAATGAGCTTGGTGACGCGGGCGTACACGGCGGGGACGGAGGTGGAGCAGGTGCCGCTGCCCCAGGACACGATGCCcaccagggtccaggctccgtCCTTCTGGCAGACCAGGGGGCCGCCAGAGTCGCCCTGCAGGAGGAGAAAGGACCTGTTTACAAGCCTGAAGCGGGGTGCCGGGGCCCCGGTGTGCCCTGACCTGCCCCCGCGCAGGTTCTGTGCAGACAAATGACAAGTGTGGGGGCAGAGACTGGGCAGGAGGCTCTCGTGGCAGGCCCAGCTCTGTCGCCTACTCCTGGTGGGCCTGGGGCACGTGGCTGACACTCTCCCCCCGCTGGCTGGCGTGGGGGGCCCCCAGCGCCACTGCCGCCCAGAGGGGTGGAGCGGACGCGGCAGAAGGGAGCAGCCCCCTGGCccgcgcgggggcggggcgggggcggagccggcggggggcaggggcggggccaggcctTACCATGCAGGACGAGACGCCGCTGGCCCCGGCGCAGATCATCACGTCCGTGATCTTGCTGCCCCAGAACTTCTTGCAGTCGGCGTtggacaggaggggcagggccgccTGCTGCAGCTTGTCGGGGGTCTTGTTGGCTGGAGGGACacagggggcaggggcgggggcggggggggagcgGAGGTCAGGAGCCCTCACCCAGCCGGCCCACCCCGCGGTGGAGGAgaccctgcctcccccctgcctgCTCCCAGTCCTTCCCCATCACCATGACCTCAGAAACGGagctccccaccttccctcaGACCTAACAGTCCCTGCGGGACCCCTTCCTCTCCGATTCCACACCAGGCGGTGGTGACATGGCTTCCAGCACAGCTGTTCACGCGAGCCGTGCCCTGGCAGCCCGTGTGGTGGGCGGGGGGCACTGCCTCCCCTCCGGGGAAGGGGGCTGACGTCCTTTTCACGGGGCCCCTGCTGGGGACCCGCCGCTCTGGGTGGCAGATGGGGGAGCACCGTCCTCCTGCTGCCCTTTCCTGGCCGCCTCCGTCCCGGTCAAGGACCAGAGGGTGAGCCGGGGCCTGGGCAGGAGCACCCGGGACTCTGGAGGAAGATCGTCAGCGGAGGGAGCAGCCGGGGGAGGGGAGACCCCGCCGGACTCTCAGGGCCCCGAACCACACCCGGACATCTGACTCCCGGCCCAGACCTCACGGCGAGCTTGACACAAGCGCCCGCCTCAAGTCTGGAGAGGAGTCCAGGCTGGAAACCCGACCGTGGGGACCTCGTTGCAACGTAGTGAGAGTGCCACCTGCTGGTACTTGGGCGTTTCTTCAGCAACTTCGTCTTCAAGTGTGCAGTATTTAAGCTCATCTTTATTCACGTTCCGAAGGTTTTCATTACGagggttttaggggcgcctgggtggctcagtgggttaagtgtccgactcttggtttcggctcaggtcatgaaatctcccagtttcatgggttcgagccctgcattggtctctgtgctgacagctcagagcctgcctgcttcggattctgtgtctccctctctctccgcccctccccaacttgcactgtctctctcaaaataaacttttttttttttaaaagagggttttaaataaataaataaatggaaaggtttcAGAGTGTGTAGCAATTTAGacgagaaaaaaaggaaaagccataTGGGTCCTACCTGGAGACCCCCGctgctcagccccagccccagatACGTTTCCTGGATGAAAAGGCCAGGTGGTGCTCACCATTGTGCTTGGTCTTCCCCCAGCCCGTGGTAGCGCACAGCAAACCAGGGGGGAACTCATCCGTAGCCGCGGGCAGGCACACAGGGGACACGGTCTCGGAGAAGCGGGCAGGCGTGGCCAGCTTCAGCAGGGTGATGTCGTTTCGGACGGTCAGCATGTTGAACTTGGGGTTCTTGAAAACCTGTGGGGCGGAGCCAAAACGACAAAGTTAGGCCCTCGGATTAGTCAGCAATCTGCAGGGTCCAAGCTCTTTTCCTGGCGGCCCCCGTGCGGAAAACAGATCCACAGGAGCCCGGAATGAGAACTTGGAGGCGAGCCCAGCCACTCGGGCTCCTGTGTTCTCAAGCAGCCCAAGGGTCTTGTCCTTCTTGCCGCTGTCCCCAGCCCCGCAGCTGGGCCTCCTGGGCCAGCTGGGCAGGGCTCGGGCCTACCTTGGCGATCTTCAGGACCTGGATGTTCTCCTCATTTGCGCGCTGGTCAAACTCCCCAGCCACGACCACGTGGGAAGTCCTAGAGGAATCAATGGGGGTTAAGGACTGGGAGTGGGCCctgctccctcctcacccccacatGTGGCCAGAAGCAGAGCCCTGAGCCCGCACAGGCCTCACCTGACACCACAGTGGGCAGCAGTGACCACCCAGTCCTCGCTGATGAGGGAGCCCCCGCAGAAGTGGAAGCCGGTTTTATCCTGGAGGGACATGGGGAGGGTCAGGCTTAGCTGGACACCAGAAGCTCCCAGCCTAGCCCCAGCTGGGCTAACACCCCAgtgtgtcccccactctctcacagAAAACCCCCTCACCTGCAGGGACACCTGCCAGGGCCAGGAGCCCGGGAGAGCGTCCTCGCCATTGACGATCCTGGACAGGCCATTCAGCACGGGTTCGATGGCGGGGACCCCACACTCTGAGGGAgtaggagaagagggaagaagccTGAGGCCCAGAGTCCACAGAACTCCTGCTTCCTTCCACCAGGACCCCACACCACCCTCCAGGCGACTTCTGGCCGCAGTCCTCAACCTCTAGCAACCGGGATCCCCGCGTGAAGccagcccccaggcaccctgccaggGATGCAGAGGCCAGGGGCAGGTCCTGCCGGGGGACTTCCTGATGAAGGAGCAGAAAACAGGCTGAGAAATCAGACTGCCTGGCTGGACTCCCAGGCCCAGCCTTCATGCTGTGAGAGACCTCAGGGCATCACTGAATCTCCAGTGCTCATTTTCCTCAGTAAACTGGGGAGCACCCGAGGCTAACCTCCCAGGTCAAAGCTCACCTGTTAGATGGGAGCAGAGAAATCAGCCAACCCCAAGTACACGGGGAGTCCAGAACCCTGGCGCTTTGCTGAAGCCGGTAAGAACCGGTACGTTCCACCCTTCTGTGCCTACGCTGACTTTTCTTTTCCAGAGGTTTCAGGAACTATTCATCGTGTCAAGTTTTagtttcttaattatttaataaaacagGACTTTGCACCATACAAGAATACAGGggggaaaacacaaaacatgGGCTCGAACTGTCAGAGGATGAGAAAAGACAGGTGTACTTAATGTGTCTGTGACGCACTTGCTGTGCCGGGACCTGGGGACTTCTCAGCACCCGCACAAGGAAGGTCAGGCTGGTGCAGGCCCGACCACCaggcagccctccctcccccactccctgtgGCAACGCAGGCTTCTCTACAGGTCAGTGCCCGCCCTGCTGACCCCGGGTGACTCCGTGCAGATCATTCTTGCCAAAACATATGTCATCATACTAATCACTTTCTTTGTAACAGCAAAAACATTAGAGCTAAACCAGGATGTATTTACACAGCTGAGTACTTTACCGTGATTACAGTGAATGGGTCTCTGCACCAACGGGGATAAATCTAAAACATCAGGTGGGTGGGAAAAGgcgcttttttttaaagtaagctctaagcccatcgtggggcttgaacccttgaccctgagatcaagagtcggaggctccaCCAACTTCACCAGTCAGGCGCCCcagccatgttttaaaattgacGTAGAGTATAATACTGTTTGTGAAAGCTTATACAGCTTTCGTACAGAGTTTATGGATTTATAAATATGTAGTAAATTAGTAAAACCCACACAGCAAGTTCGGAATTGGGTTCATCTTCCtctaggggaggagggagaaggtaaCTCTAGCTGaatctattttatgttttaaaaagctgtaCCTGAGGCCAGTCTGCAAAAAGGTAATATTTACAAAACCATATTTACAAAACATGGCTGGAATgtcattttctgcattttctattatttcttcttctttttttaatggaaaatgaagGGCTTtgaaagtgcctggcacaataaataaaaatcctaggAGGAGGCACTGAGAGTCTCCTGCAACCATACCCTCACTGTGCCCACGGCACCCTGCCCAAGCCACTTCTGGGCCAAAGAACTCTTTGGTACCCTCTTGTCTCAGAGTGTAAGGGCTCAGAGGGCCCCAAGAGGACCCCTGTGCTCCCCGCAGCCTCAGTTTGCCTGTCTGGGTAAGAGAGCCAAGGGTGCAGGGAAGGGGTCTCTAAAGTCCCTCTTAGCCAGGCCCCAAGGCTCACTCTGGACAGAGCCTCTCAGGCTCCTTCGATGGGCCTGGCCACGGGGCCGCTGGGAGCTCAGGGCCTCCCCGCAAGCCCAGCAGGCCCACCCCTGGGATCCCGACACTCACGACCGAAGGCAGCCCCCACAAGGGCGAAGCAggagagaagccagagaaagGCCATGTTGCTGCAGTTGGGAAGGAAGGTGTGGGCTGACTGCCCTGAGGGCCCTGTTTTTAAGTCCCCGGGGATACCACAAGCCCTGCCCAACCCCTGTGGCCCTGCCCAGCCAGAGAAGCCTGAGAGCCGCCCTCTCTGTTATCCACCGTTATCCAAGGACCTTGAGCGATAAGTGGGGGCCAAGCCCCTCTCACAGCCTGGCCTCGCTCTCGGCCCGAGatgccccagcccctgggaaaAGGGCAGCTGTCCTGATGCAACGTCCCCCCTAAGACTCGGCAGTGCCTGGCATCCTAAAGGCTCTGTCGGCAATGCCAGCACCCGGGCCAGGAGCTTGGGCCCCGCAGAGCCCAGCTCCGTGCAGCCTTTGCCAGGCCCAGAGGCGGAGGCCCAGCCGCTGCCAGTGCAACAGGGAGGGACCCCAGCTCCTAATTACAGGCAATCCCACCACGGGGTCCAGGAACCCCAGCTGTGCTCACTGGGAGGCCTCCAGCATGGCGAACACAGGCTGCAGGTTCCCAGCAAAGAGTACTTTCACCCAGTATCATCCacaagtattctataaatgtcctGGCTTTTCCAGAGGGTCACCTTCAAACCAGCCCAGCCAAGCAGCTTCTGAgtgcgggggagggagggtgggggggggggtgagtggcCCCTGTAGGCCACTAGCGATGCAAGGCTGGCAAACACCCAGGGCTCAACTGAATCTCTTTCTGTGGTAACTCACAATTTAAGGAACTGTAAATAGCTTCGTGTCCTAGAAAATGGGGctgaggtgcgcctgggtggctcggttggttgagcaaccaactttggctcaggtcatggtttcatggttcatcggttcaagccccgcatcgggctctgtgctgacagctcagagcccagagcctgcttcggattctgtgtctccctctcttcctctgcccttctccctctcgtgctctgtttctgtctctcaagaataaacatttaaaaaaaaaaatcttttttaagtggGGCTTTGATTCCACACCATTAAATGACACACgagggaacagaaaagaaacaatgttGATGGTCCCAGAACAATGAGAAAAGGAGGGTGTACATAACAGGACGGTGATGCATTTGCTGTAAGTAGAGGCCGAGTGACCTCTCGGCAGACCCTGGTCTAGACGCTGGGCGCTCACACGCACATAGCACCCTGCCCTCGTGGGGCCAAAAGCCtagtgacagagacagacactAAAGGGACAGGCATATGATGTCGTGAGTCCTATagtccaggcagggaagggacagtgCTGCCGTTCTGGAAGGCTCCCTGGGCCTCCCCCGTAAGGCGGTTTGTAGAGGAAGGTGGGCGGCCAGAGCAGTCTCCTCCCGGGGCCTGGGAGAAGCTGGCCAGACTGAGCAGAGTGAGCAGCACAGGGTCACTGCTTCTGATTGGAACTCCGCGGGCCTGGAGGTTTTGTCTTGATCTGTACTTTTAGTTCTACAGAAGAGCTATGTGGAGTCACCACCGGGTAGGTTCAAAGTGCTTCCCCGAGGGGCAAGCGAGGGCTCTGACCAGTGGGGATGGTGGCCGCAGGTGGCGCGGGGCTCCTAGAGGAACCCCGTCTCTG contains the following coding sequences:
- the LOC122494470 gene encoding chymotrypsinogen B isoform X1, whose protein sequence is MGLELTLKKSAFSHPPDVLDLSPLVQRPIHCNHECGVPAIEPVLNGLSRIVNGEDALPGSWPWQVSLQDKTGFHFCGGSLISEDWVVTAAHCGVRTSHVVVAGEFDQRANEENIQVLKIAKVFKNPKFNMLTVRNDITLLKLATPARFSETVSPVCLPAATDEFPPGLLCATTGWGKTKHNANKTPDKLQQAALPLLSNADCKKFWGSKITDVMICAGASGVSSCMGDSGGPLVCQKDGAWTLVGIVSWGSGTCSTSVPAVYARVTKLIPWVQEILAAN
- the LOC122494470 gene encoding chymotrypsinogen B isoform X2, producing MAFLWLLSCFALVGAAFGQCGVPAIEPVLNGLSRIVNGEDALPGSWPWQVSLQDKTGFHFCGGSLISEDWVVTAAHCGVRTSHVVVAGEFDQRANEENIQVLKIAKVFKNPKFNMLTVRNDITLLKLATPARFSETVSPVCLPAATDEFPPGLLCATTGWGKTKHNANKTPDKLQQAALPLLSNADCKKFWGSKITDVMICAGASGVSSCMGDSGGPLVCQKDGAWTLVGIVSWGSGTCSTSVPAVYARVTKLIPWVQEILAAN